From one Ignavibacteria bacterium genomic stretch:
- the ffh gene encoding signal recognition particle protein produces the protein MFESLQEKLEGALKRFRGQSRLTEENVAEALSEVRTALLDADVAFSVTKSFIETVKEKSLGIEVKGNLQPGQLMIKLIHDELVELMGSKKADLALAPQPPTIVMVAGLQGSGKTTFCAKLAYSLKKKGKQPLLVACDVYRPAAVDQLRTLGQSISLPVFSKDDAKPQEIATEALTYARKYGRDVVIVDTAGRLTIDDEMMAEVADLKELLKPHEILFVCDAMTGQDAVTTAGAFNDRLDLTGVVLTKLDGDTRGGAALSIRQVLGKPIKFVGIGEKVDALELFHPERIASRILGMGDVLSLVEKAQAQIDEKEAERLEEKIRKNQFTFEDFLAQMKMIKKMGSLRDLLGMIPGMDKQLRNVQIDDKAMNRVEAVILSMTHEERRNPRILNGSRRRRIALGSGTTIQDVNRLIKQFEDMQKMMRTMAKGGKPTIGGQPIRQPARKH, from the coding sequence ATGTTTGAATCACTACAGGAAAAATTAGAGGGAGCGCTAAAGCGTTTCCGCGGACAAAGCCGGCTTACCGAAGAAAATGTGGCCGAGGCTCTGAGTGAAGTGCGTACTGCACTGCTGGATGCCGACGTTGCATTCTCCGTCACCAAGTCATTTATCGAAACGGTAAAGGAGAAGTCACTTGGTATCGAGGTAAAAGGTAATCTGCAGCCCGGACAGCTGATGATCAAGCTCATCCACGATGAGCTTGTGGAGCTGATGGGGTCAAAAAAAGCCGATCTTGCACTTGCGCCCCAGCCCCCTACCATCGTTATGGTTGCAGGATTACAGGGCTCCGGTAAAACTACCTTCTGCGCTAAACTGGCATACTCGCTGAAGAAAAAAGGTAAACAGCCGCTGCTGGTTGCGTGCGACGTGTACCGTCCGGCCGCTGTTGACCAGTTGCGTACACTAGGACAAAGCATCTCTCTGCCGGTGTTCAGCAAGGATGACGCAAAACCACAGGAAATTGCAACCGAGGCTCTGACCTATGCGCGGAAGTATGGGCGCGACGTGGTGATTGTTGACACTGCCGGACGTTTGACAATTGATGATGAGATGATGGCGGAAGTGGCCGATCTGAAGGAGCTGCTCAAGCCACATGAAATTCTGTTTGTGTGTGATGCCATGACGGGTCAGGACGCCGTGACCACCGCCGGCGCGTTTAACGACAGGTTGGACCTTACCGGCGTTGTGCTTACAAAGCTTGACGGCGATACCCGGGGCGGTGCCGCACTCTCTATCCGCCAGGTTCTGGGCAAGCCTATCAAGTTTGTTGGTATCGGCGAAAAAGTGGATGCCTTGGAACTCTTCCATCCCGAGAGAATAGCCTCCCGCATTCTGGGCATGGGCGATGTGCTCTCACTGGTTGAGAAAGCTCAGGCACAAATCGATGAAAAAGAGGCTGAACGCCTGGAAGAAAAGATTCGGAAAAACCAGTTCACCTTCGAAGATTTTCTTGCTCAGATGAAGATGATTAAAAAGATGGGGTCGCTGCGCGACCTGCTGGGAATGATTCCCGGTATGGATAAGCAGCTCCGTAACGTGCAGATCGACGATAAGGCGATGAACCGCGTCGAAGCCGTGATCCTGTCGATGACTCACGAAGAACGCCGGAACCCACGGATACTGAACGGATCGCGCAGACGACGCATTGCCTTGGGCAGCGGCACTACCATCCAGGATGTAAACCGGTTGATTAAACAGTTCGAAGACATGCAAAAAATGATGCGTACCATGGCAAAAGGCGGGAAACCTACAATTGGTGGACAGCCCATACGCCAGCCGGCACGCAAACACTAA
- a CDS encoding DUF4397 domain-containing protein, whose translation MKQHFLLLSLVLFILGWVGVSAQTATVTFLHNSPDPAMAQVDVYITQYDNTAKADNVNYKDGLMFTDAIIFGGLEVFIDVAPANSGSKDDAVVRFSFTPEADAGYQVELFGVQGTDGWLANPDGEPINLRVKQQIVPNPEPVVGEVGLMFSHGVTDMESVDVYLRGAAAPVFTSVKYGGTTTETKNVKRQLYTIDLTVAGNKNNVLASFECDFSTIPSDVIFLTSSGFKIPNDNNKSENGLYLLATLDNGSVIKYPMLSGSQKSRMQLINASADPVLAMVDLYVNGTRAADNLAYKKATGFIDYEAGTPVIISIGSATSTKESEAFFRDTLEPLRPGRTYQVVVCGVSDTASFSNTASGAPAVLQYIVAEGALEESTDPAKTAVRTIHTVTDLGTVDVRNATNTYAGALTYTAYSPEYIMVEPAIDTVWLYSTTNGTPIRGWIADLRGTKRAVTMLLTGFFGPDSNQSGPLYNLVLIEPNGTINDKLSVVQPQTEWVAELVHGSDWQLSPNPASATLNLMIPFGNSEAAAIGTSATALLYSAHGEQMLSTPLTVSGSGISGPLNVENLPAGAYRAVVIGSSGRVVGSAGISVIH comes from the coding sequence ATGAAACAGCATTTTTTATTACTAAGCCTGGTTTTATTCATCCTTGGCTGGGTGGGAGTTTCCGCACAAACTGCCACCGTTACCTTCCTTCACAACAGCCCCGACCCTGCAATGGCACAGGTTGATGTGTACATTACCCAGTACGATAACACCGCAAAGGCTGACAATGTAAACTACAAGGACGGTTTAATGTTTACCGACGCAATTATCTTTGGAGGCCTGGAGGTGTTCATTGATGTTGCCCCTGCAAATAGCGGGTCAAAAGATGATGCCGTTGTCCGGTTCTCGTTCACCCCTGAAGCGGATGCGGGATACCAGGTTGAACTGTTCGGAGTGCAGGGAACGGATGGCTGGCTTGCCAACCCGGACGGAGAGCCAATCAATCTGCGAGTTAAGCAGCAGATTGTGCCTAACCCTGAACCGGTGGTTGGCGAAGTTGGCCTGATGTTCTCGCACGGCGTTACCGATATGGAGTCGGTTGACGTGTACCTCCGCGGCGCAGCAGCTCCGGTGTTTACGTCTGTGAAATACGGCGGCACCACGACAGAAACCAAGAACGTCAAACGTCAGCTATACACAATTGATCTGACTGTTGCCGGTAATAAAAACAATGTCCTGGCTTCGTTTGAATGTGACTTCTCGACAATTCCCAGCGATGTGATCTTCCTGACGTCATCAGGCTTTAAAATCCCTAACGATAATAACAAAAGTGAGAATGGCCTGTATCTGCTTGCCACACTCGACAATGGCTCCGTTATCAAATACCCCATGCTTTCCGGTTCGCAGAAGTCCAGGATGCAGTTGATCAATGCTTCGGCAGATCCCGTCCTTGCCATGGTGGATTTGTACGTAAACGGTACGCGTGCCGCCGATAACCTTGCCTATAAAAAGGCCACCGGTTTTATCGATTATGAGGCGGGAACACCTGTTATCATCTCAATCGGATCGGCTACATCAACCAAGGAGAGCGAAGCCTTCTTCCGCGATACCCTCGAGCCGCTGCGCCCGGGCAGAACGTATCAGGTTGTTGTTTGCGGTGTAAGCGATACTGCATCGTTCAGCAATACCGCCAGCGGTGCTCCCGCCGTTCTCCAGTACATTGTAGCCGAGGGTGCTCTTGAAGAATCAACCGATCCTGCTAAGACAGCCGTCCGCACCATACATACAGTCACCGACCTTGGCACAGTGGATGTCCGCAACGCCACGAACACCTATGCCGGGGCGCTTACCTATACAGCGTACTCACCGGAATACATCATGGTAGAGCCGGCCATTGATACCGTGTGGTTGTACAGCACTACCAACGGGACGCCAATTCGTGGATGGATTGCCGATCTGCGGGGTACAAAGCGTGCAGTAACAATGCTGCTCACCGGTTTCTTTGGCCCGGATTCCAACCAGAGCGGTCCGCTCTACAATCTTGTCCTCATCGAGCCCAACGGTACAATCAACGACAAACTGTCGGTTGTTCAGCCGCAAACCGAATGGGTTGCCGAACTGGTGCACGGCTCGGACTGGCAGCTTTCACCCAATCCGGCTTCTGCTACGCTTAATCTTATGATTCCGTTTGGCAACAGTGAGGCTGCTGCCATCGGTACCTCGGCTACCGCACTCTTGTATTCGGCGCACGGCGAGCAGATGCTCTCCACGCCACTCACCGTATCCGGTAGCGGTATCAGCGGCCCCTTGAATGTTGAGAATCTTCCGGCCGGTGCCTACCGTGCCGTAGTTATCGGATCATCAGGCCGCGTAGTCGGCTCTGCCGGGATTTCCGTAATCCACTAA
- a CDS encoding SDR family oxidoreductase: MERILITGGAGFLGSHLCSQLVADGCHVICLDNFITGSAENIQHLIGNPQFEIVQYDVTNYLYVPGKLDAVLHFASPASPIDYLKLPIQTLKVGSLGTHKALGLAKAKGATFLLASTSEVYGDPLVHPQPESYWGNVNPIGIRGVYDEAKRFAEAMTMAYQRFHNLDTRIVRIFNTYGPKMRVDDGRAIPAFVSQALRGEPLTVFGDGSQTRSICYVDDLVDGIIRLLRSSITTPVNIGNPDELSMAELATEIVQLTGSKSTITFTELPMDDPKVRKPDITVATQSLGWQPTVSRTEGLRATIRYFRGILNIA, translated from the coding sequence ATGGAGCGAATTCTTATTACCGGCGGTGCGGGCTTCCTTGGCTCGCACCTGTGCAGCCAACTTGTAGCTGACGGATGCCATGTGATCTGTTTGGATAATTTCATTACCGGATCGGCCGAAAACATACAGCACCTGATTGGCAATCCTCAATTTGAAATTGTGCAGTATGACGTCACCAACTACCTGTATGTGCCGGGTAAGCTGGATGCTGTACTTCACTTTGCAAGCCCCGCAAGCCCGATTGATTACCTCAAGCTGCCAATTCAAACACTGAAGGTGGGGTCACTTGGTACTCACAAAGCCCTGGGACTTGCCAAGGCGAAAGGGGCTACGTTCCTGCTTGCCTCAACGAGTGAAGTCTATGGCGACCCCCTTGTACACCCTCAGCCTGAGTCGTACTGGGGGAATGTAAACCCAATTGGCATCCGTGGTGTGTACGACGAAGCAAAACGGTTTGCCGAAGCTATGACCATGGCGTACCAGCGGTTTCATAACCTGGACACCCGGATAGTACGCATTTTTAATACGTATGGTCCTAAAATGAGAGTGGACGACGGGCGTGCCATCCCCGCCTTTGTGTCGCAGGCGCTTCGCGGCGAGCCCCTTACCGTTTTTGGTGACGGTAGCCAGACCCGAAGTATCTGCTACGTTGACGATCTGGTGGATGGTATCATTCGCCTGTTGCGGAGCTCGATTACTACACCGGTGAACATCGGCAATCCCGATGAATTAAGCATGGCTGAACTTGCCACCGAGATTGTACAGCTCACCGGCTCTAAAAGCACGATTACCTTTACCGAACTGCCGATGGACGACCCGAAGGTTAGAAAACCTGATATCACAGTAGCCACCCAATCCCTGGGATGGCAGCCCACCGTTTCCAGAACCGAAGGACTACGTGCTACCATCCGGTACTTCCGCGGAATTCTGAACATTGCGTAA
- a CDS encoding DDE-type integrase/transposase/recombinase: MINHKKTYRLMDEQKLLLGKVIRSRGKRTWVQYRQISAHQPMEYLCLDIKYVWVHGEGRWYYLLSIMDVFSRKIIQWIFQRSVRKHDVIVMFRRLHTQYNLKGVLIRNDNGSQFLANQVRSYLAELEAKQEFTHVATPEENAYIEAFHSILQRELVERFEFSSFYEANQHLQHYMQWYNYERKHRKLGRITPQQKWETGLLTTSTPEFAHVSERARLGSKEFTEHQTQFQLSGITDPTTDAVTRRCSNKKENNRHVLHIFNNNSV, translated from the coding sequence GTGATTAATCACAAGAAGACGTATCGCCTCATGGATGAGCAGAAACTTCTTCTTGGGAAAGTTATCCGTAGCCGTGGGAAACGCACGTGGGTGCAGTATAGGCAGATATCGGCTCATCAGCCGATGGAGTACTTATGTCTTGATATTAAGTATGTCTGGGTACACGGAGAAGGTCGGTGGTATTACCTACTCTCGATCATGGATGTGTTCAGCCGCAAGATTATCCAGTGGATCTTCCAGAGGAGTGTCCGCAAGCATGACGTGATCGTGATGTTTCGCAGGTTGCATACACAGTACAACCTCAAGGGAGTACTCATCAGAAATGATAACGGCTCCCAGTTTCTGGCCAATCAGGTGAGAAGCTATCTCGCTGAACTTGAAGCCAAGCAGGAATTTACCCATGTGGCTACACCCGAAGAAAATGCCTACATCGAAGCATTCCACAGCATTCTTCAACGGGAGCTGGTTGAACGATTTGAGTTTAGCAGCTTCTACGAAGCTAACCAGCATCTTCAACACTACATGCAGTGGTATAACTATGAGCGCAAACACAGAAAACTCGGCCGAATAACTCCACAGCAGAAATGGGAAACTGGTCTGCTCACTACGTCCACTCCGGAGTTCGCTCATGTGTCGGAACGAGCCAGGCTCGGTTCGAAGGAGTTCACAGAACATCAAACACAATTTCAGTTGTCAGGCATCACCGACCCAACAACTGATGCTGTTACTCGCCGCTGCTCAAACAAGAAGGAGAATAATCGGCACGTACTACATATCTTTAACAACAATTCTGTCTAA
- the rpsP gene encoding 30S ribosomal protein S16, whose amino-acid sequence MVKLRLRRRGRKKHPFYDIVAIDGRARRDGAAIERVGWVDPMTTPNNVVVDTQRAIYWLNVGAQPTDVVRQIFSREGVMLHRALAFKGLAPAEIEQQVQQHRERALARYNRLKARRKERAAKKAEAANTPAEEPAAEVAPSADEAPAAEAPETAAE is encoded by the coding sequence ATGGTCAAACTCCGCTTGCGTCGCAGGGGTCGTAAAAAACACCCGTTCTACGACATCGTTGCGATCGACGGACGCGCCCGCAGAGACGGCGCTGCCATTGAACGTGTGGGATGGGTAGATCCCATGACCACACCAAATAATGTTGTTGTTGACACTCAGCGTGCTATCTACTGGCTGAATGTTGGGGCACAACCTACCGACGTTGTACGTCAGATTTTTAGTCGCGAAGGCGTTATGCTGCACCGTGCACTTGCCTTTAAGGGGCTTGCCCCTGCCGAAATCGAACAACAGGTACAACAGCACCGCGAACGCGCTCTTGCCCGGTACAACCGCCTGAAGGCACGTCGGAAAGAACGCGCTGCCAAGAAGGCCGAGGCCGCCAATACCCCTGCAGAAGAACCTGCAGCAGAGGTCGCTCCGTCAGCCGACGAAGCTCCTGCAGCTGAGGCACCGGAAACAGCAGCAGAATAA